GAGTGATTCCAAGTGGAGCATAAGCTGTGCGCATTCCAATTCTAACGTTTGCAGCACCACAAACAACTTGAAACTTATCCTTTCCGTTTGTGAAAGTAACAAGATTTAACTTATCAGCTTCAGGGTGCTTTTCTTTTTCTAGAACTTCAACAACAGTGATTGCTTCGAGGTGATCACCAACAGAAAGAACGTCTTCTACTTCAGCGGTTGCTAGAGTAAATTTTGATCCAATTTCATTTGCATCTAAGTCTGGAACTTTTACGAAGTCTTTAATCCAATCGATACTAATTAACATATATTATCCTTAAAACTTTTCTAATATTCTTTAAATTGTGAGTTAAAACGTAGATCACCTGACTGAAGGTGGCGGATATCATCGATTCCGTACTTCATCATAACAAGACGATCTAAACCAAGCCCAAATGCAAAACCATTATATTCTTCAGGATCAATTCCACCTGCTCTAAGAACATTTGGATGAACCATCCCACATGGAAGAAGCTCTACCCAACCAACTTGTTTACAAACAGAACACCCTTTTCCGCTACAAACTTGGCATTTGATATCTAGTTCAAAACCTGGCTCAACGAATGGGAAGTAACCAGGACGAAGCCTTACTTCGACATCTTTCTTAAAGATCTCAGTTAGAATTTCTTTCATGAAGTAAATTAGGTTTGATACAGAAATATCTTTTCCTACCATCATCCCTTCTAATTGTTGAAATACCATCTCGTGAGAAGCATCAGTTCTTTCACAACGAAATACTGTTCCAGGAGCAATGAAGCGGAATGGTGGCTTACGAGACATCATACCTCGTACTTGAATAGTTGAAGTGTGTGTACGTAAAAGATGTTTATTGCCTTCCGGAGATTTCTCATCTCTAAACCAGAAAGTATCTTGCATATCACGAGCTGGGTGATCACCAGGAATATTTAGGGCCTCAAAGTTATAAAACTCTGTTTCAACATGTGGGCCATCTAAAACCTCAAACCCCATTGATAAGAAAATATCTTCAACTTCTTGTTGCACAAGAGTTCTTGGGTGAAGTCCGCCGTGATTATTATTCTTAGACTTAACTGCATCAGTAAAAGTAATATCGATTTTATTCTTACTTAGCTTTTCATTAATTTCAGCAAGCTCAATCTCAGATAGCTTCTTTGCAACAAGCCCTTCAATATTTTGCTTAATCTCATTGGCAACTGGCCCAATTTCTTTTCTCTGCTCAGGAGTAGCATCCTTAAGCGACTTTAAAATTTCAGATACAGCGCCCTTCTTCCCTAAGTAACTAGACTTAAGTGAAAGTACATCTGGCTGTGCACTTAGTGTTTCAAGTTCTGTTTGAAACTTCCCATAAGCTTCATTTAGCTTATCAATCATAATCCCACCTATTTTCGACGATTTGTATACGTTCAATAATAACCTTGGGAGTTTTTCATGCGGTGTGCGAAAAAGCAAGACGTGGGGTGTTTAAAGTACCAATAAAAATGAGCGAAACCAATTGAACTTTGAAATGATCTCTTGGTGCTGATAGTCGGGGTATGTCCAAGAAAGACTTTGGTAAGTTTTACCTTGAAATTGATAGGTCAATTCAGCAAAAACTCCTTCTCCTAAATAGATACGATGAGAGTAAGGCTTGCCACTCGAAAGTAGGACCTGATCCAAGCAGATGAGCCCTGGATCAATATTAAAAGTCCTAGCGCTATCCAAGAGATATTGCTTTTCAAGTGCATCACAATATTTTTTGAGTTCAACTAATTTAGTTCTCTCAATAAGCTCAGGATAGAAGAAAAAGCATCTTTTGAGATTCTGCCCCATTTCTTTGCTGTAATAGTCTTTCATTGGAAAAAAATCGTGTGTGAATAGTATTGGATCAGAGTACTGTGGCCCAAGTAAATTAATGATTTCACTTGGACCAATCTTGTCTTCTTGATAAAGAACACTGAAGAAAGCGAGGGCACGAGTGGCCGGTTTTAAATCGCTCACTCTACTTCATTTTCTCTTTTAAAACATTGTAGTAATTGCTTAACTCTTCAAGATTAACTGTAGCTGTACCAACTTTTCCGACAACCACACCCGCTCCACAGTTAGCAATCCAAGCGGCTTCCTCAAGACTTGCTCCTGCTTCAAGACAGGCAACAAGAAGAGAAATTGTTGTATCCCCTGCTCCAGAAACATCATAGACTTCGTTGGCAACAGTTGGGATCATGTGCAATTTACCATCACCAAGAGTGTCCAGCATGGCCATTCCACGAGCACCAAGAGTAATAATAATTTTTTCTAACTCCAGTTTATCAACTAGAATTTCAGCAATATCTTCAACCTGAAGCTCCCCTGCATATCCTAGAAGATTGGCCATAAGCTTTGCTTCAAGATGGTTTGGTTTAAGAAGTGAGACACCCTTATAATATAGCGGCGGAGTTGTGCGACTAGGGTCAACAGCAATTAAGCTCTTTGACTCTTTAAACTCACTAACTAAACGTGAAATTAAAGATTCAGTAAGCACTCCTTTAGAATAATCTTCAAGTATTAAAGCACCATGATTTTCTTTGAGTTCGTTAATACGACTTACTAACCTTTTTTCAACATCAGCATTAATAGGCTTCTTTGACTCATAATCAATACGACAAATTTGTTGATGATCTGTTACAATTCTTTCCTTGAAAACAGTTGGTCTTTCATCACAACGAACAACTCCCCAAGTTGAAAGCCCCGCTTCTTCAAGAAGATCTTCTAAAACATTTGCATTAGCATCATCACCCATAACCCCACATAAAGTTGAGTTAACACCAAGAGTTTTTAAATTCTCCGAAACGTTTGCTGAAAGCCCTAGTTTTTGCCATTCTTTTTGAACTTCAAGAAGTGGAACAGGTGCTTCAGGTGAGATACGATTGACGACACCAGATGTGTATTTATCGATTCCCACGTCTCCCACAACGAGAATTGGTTTAATCGTGTTAAGATTTGTAATGATTGCATTAAAGCGTTCAGGTGAAATTAATTTTGTCATAATATTTCCGTTATTTATTTAAAATTGATTTTGCAATTTCAATTACTCTGTCTTCTTCGATCTTTGCCATACAGTCATAGTATGGACAATCCATTCCGGCACACTTGTCAGACTCCCCACAAACTACGTTTGGAGTGACCGTCTTGATCTGCGCATCCCCTTTAGGTTTCCACCTAAGTGACGATTGGCTTTTAATAGGTGAAAAAATTCCAACTAAATCAACACCAAGAACAGCGGCCATATGTGTGGCCCCAGAGTTAGGTCCTATAAAAAGTGTAGCGTGTTTTAGAATATTTAGAAAGTTAACAATGCCACGTCTTTTGCCATTAAAGTAATAGATATTCTGATCATCATAATCTCTAAGCTCTTCCCTAACAGGATTTACGTAGCGTAGATCTGAAGGAATATGAGAAATGATAAAATTAAAACGATTAGGATAAATACCATTTATACGCTTTATGAAAGTAGCAATATTCTTGGCCGGCCATGACAAATTATCATTAGAAACTCCAGGATGAACAAAGACCATTTCTTTTTCTGGATCAAGACCTTCTCCCTTAATTAACTCTTTAAATGAATTAAAATCATTCTCATTAACAGTAAAGTTGAACTCAGGGATGAATTCTCGATGTTCTATATTAGTAAAATTATCAAGATCACGAAGTAGCTCTATATTATAGAAAGTTTCATGCCCTTCCACTTCAGAGCGAATTTGTCGAACTCCACGATTTAAAGTGAAATTGGCCTGCCACTTGGCAAGGTGTCCGCCACGGAAAGGAACTTTCTTTAGCCAGGCCACAAAGTTTGGTGTTTGTGATCCACCTGCATAGAGATAGACATCTGGCTTAAACTCATTAAAAACCTGAAGTGCTTTTTTTACTTTAAATGGGTATGACCTCTTCTTATCAAGAACGTAAACTTTGTCGATATAAGGGTGGTCTTTATAGAGAATGACAGAAGTTGGAGATGTGATTATAGCAACAGTCGCATTCGGATCCATTTCTTTTATGGCCTGGGCCATTGGCATCGTTAAGATATTTTGACCAATGGCATCTGTGCGACTGATTAAATATTTCACAACGCTATACCAACCTCTTTAGCGCGAATTTGTACGTTTTCTTTTAGAGTCGAAATAACCTTATCAATGGCCATCTCACTAGTATCAACAAGAGTAGCATCATCCGCTTTTACAAGTGGAGCAACTTCTCTACCCATGTCTTTATCATCACGCTTTTTCACATCACGCTTTAGTTGTTCAAGATCAATATCGTGCTGACCTTTCTCAATTAATTGGTCAAATCTTCTTTGAGCACGAATATCGATTGAAGCAGTAACAAAGAACTTAATGAATGCATTTGGAAAAACAACTGATCCAATATCACGCCCTTCCATAACACATACTTTTTCATCTGCAATATAGCGTTGAAAATCTAAAAGCATTGTCCTTACAACAGGAATTTGAGAAATGATTGAAGCAAGTTTTGAAACATGGTGCTCTCTAATTTTTTGAGATAAATCAACACCATCCACTTTTACAAGTGCATCAGCTTGTCCGTATTCAAGTTTAATATCTTTTAAGAATGATTCTACCGCACCATGATTATGAAGATCGACTCCCTTCTCATTTGCAGCAAAGGCTAAAGCGCGAAACATAGCTCCAGTGTCGATATATAGAATACCTAACTCCTTGGCCAACAACTTAGCTACTGTTGATTTTCCGCTCCCACTTGGGCCATCAATTGCAATAACTGATGAATATGTCATACAACTTCCTTATTCATGTAATTTATAAGGAACGAATATAGCAATTTTTAATAGCTATTTGAAGTTGAAAAGATGACTCAATGAATTACGAGTTTTTCGCTAAGCGTGATTTAGAAATTTCTTTCTTAGCAATTTTTTCATCAGAACTAGGAACAAGATCCATCCCTAGGTAGTAATCAAGATCGAATTGGTGGTTATTCTTATGAAGAATTGACTCAACGCCAAGTGAACGTGAACGTTTATTTAAAGTCTCAACAGCGGCCAGAAGTTTTTTATAATTCTTCTTCACCTTGTCATAATAAACATTCTTTGTTCCAACTGGACGATTAAAACGCAGACGCTGCCTCACAAAGCCTGGCCCCATATTATAGGCAACCGTCGCATAGCGATAAAGACCAAATCTCTTATAAAGACGACTAAGATAATAGACACCTAATTCCATATTTACGTGAGGAACACGAAGAATCTCAATAATATCTTCTTGATTGAGGGATCTCTTTAAAAGCTTATGCAGAAAAACCCCTGTTTTAGGCATGATCTGCATTAGGCCTTGGGCCTTCACATAACTTTGTGCAGTTGGATTGAAATGACTTTCAGTCCAAGCAATAGAGATAACCCATAATGGATCAAGTTGTCTTTGTTCAGCAAAATGTAGAAGTGAAGAAATATACTTCTCTGCTCTTACGTTTATTGGATGCTCCATATGAGCAATCAAAGTATCCTCAAGCGTCTTTTTATCAATTGATGAAAGAAAGCCTAGATGCAAGCTTTTAAAGAATGGATTCGTTTCTTTAAAGTTATAACTATTATAAGGAGTGAAATTTTGATTTTTTGAATTAATTGATGAAAGGATACCAAGATCGCGGAAGTTTGTGCTTGTCGGTGTCCATAAAAAGTCGAAAGAAAGCACGACTGCAAAGGCACAAAGTCCTAGCGTGAACCATGATTTTGTATTCGTACAAAAAGTACTAAAATGTTCAAGATGCGAGCTATATCGCTCACTCGGTGCTTTCATATGAAGGTCTTTTACCGCTATTGAACCTACTCGTCTAGTTAAAATAAAATTATAATGCGAAGCGCAAGAAATAATTTCAAAAACATTCATTTAATTACAGGATTTTGGGAGGTTATCCTTTAATTTTTAAATATTTCACGCATAATAGATATATAAATTTGAGGAGTAAGAATGACAGATATTGGATTTAACCGATTAAAAGATGAATCATCAACATACCTAAAACAACACAAAGACAATCCAGTTCACTGGTTCCCATGGGGTCCGGAGGCTCTTGCACGTGCAACTGAAGAAAATAAACCGATCTTTCTATCAATTGGATACAGCTCTTGTCACTGGTGTCACGTAATGGCCGAAGAATCATTTTGTGATGAAGAAACAGCAAAGTATCTAAATGAAAACTTTATCAATATCAAAGTTGATAGAGAGGAGCACCCAGATATTGATAATTACTATCAGCAAGCCTGCCAATTATTCACTAATGGTGGTGGCTGGCCTCTTAGTGCCTTCCTACTTCCAAACCTAAGGCCATTTTTTGTTGGAACGTATTTTCCAAAAGAGGCCAAAGCTAAAGCAACTCCATTTATGGAAGTTTTAACTGAACTAGTGAGAGCATATAAAGAAGATAATGCTACCGTTACTGAAAATGCGAACAAAGCATTTGATGCAATTGAGAAAGGCTTTATCTCACCAGAAAATGTTGACTTCCAGGGACACTTTCCACATCCAAACTCAGTTCTTGATGTTCTAGACAAATTCAAAGATCAGGAAAACGGTGGCTTTGGTGAAGCACCTAAGTTTCCACAATTAGCTTTCTATGAGTGGGCCATCGAACAAATGCTTGAAGGTGTTGTAAAAAAAGAACATGGTGAACACATTATTAAGTCAATTGAAAGAATGTTAATGGGTGGTGTTTACGATCAAGTACGTGGTGGACTACACCGTTACAGTACAGATAATAAGTGGACTGTGCCACACTTTGAGAAAATGCTTTATGATCAAGCTGGTCTCCTAAAGCTTCTTGCAAAGACAAGTATGCTCTACCCATCACCTTTAGTATTTGATGGAATTTTTAATACACTTGAATACCTAAAAACAGAAATGCTTAATGAAGAAGAAAACTTTTTCTTCTCTGCTCAAGATGCAGATAGTGAAGGTGTTGAAGGTCTATACTTCACATATACTGAGCAAGAGTTTGAAGATGCTCTAGGGCGCTTTGATACTGAAGATGAGTCATTAACAAAGAATCTAGACAAGCTAAAAGAATGGTTTGGAGTTACACAAAAAGGTAATTTTGATTCTGGGCTTAATGTTCTTACGATTAATCATGATAAGGCGAAAGATATTTTCACAACTGAGTCTTGGGAGCTCATTAGAAATGCTAAAAAAGCACTTCTTAATGAAAGAAAGCTTCGTATTCCACCAATGACTGATAATAAAGGGATAGCAAGTTGGAATTTCCACATGATCACTGCCCTATCAGATGTTATGCAATACACTCAGGTTCCAGCAATTAGAAATGCAGCTAGTATGTTATTTAACCGTGTTGTCGAAGGAACATATAAGAAGTTTCTAGAGACGACTCCAAATGGAATGCGTCTTCGTCACACAACAACTCGTCCAGTTGGTGCATCTCTTCTTGAAGACTATGTTCTTTTTGCAGAAGCACAACTTAGAATATACGAGCTAAGTGGAAACCCTGTCTTTAAAGCAAACCTAAAAGACACGTTAGGCTTTATCTTAAAAGAATTCTTAGTAGACGGCCGTCTTAAAACACGTGCTCTAAGAGATAACGATGCGGAACTTTATCCAAATCAAAACTACACAAGCTTTGACCAGTCATTCAAGTCACCTGTTTCAACTCTTATTAAATTAGTAAGACGTGCAAGTGTTTTATTTGGTGACATTGATATGCTTGAAGAAATCAAGCCTCTAATGGAAAACACGACTCAAGATGTTCTAAAAAATCCTGCGGGATCTGGTGAAGGTCTAAGAGCACTCAGCTATCCAGCAAATGCTTACAAAGTGATCAAGTGCCCAAAAGAATGGCTTCAAAACCAAGAGTTCGCTGGCTTTATTTGCTACTTCCTTCCAAGGTTTGTTTTTGACTTCCAAGAAGACAAGGGACAAAGATGGGAAATCTGTGGTGCAAACGAATGCGAAATGACTGGAGAAGGTTTAGATAATTTCATTGAGACTTTAAAACCAAATCACGTACAAGGCGAAGTTAATGAGTAACACTCAAGGAAAGCCACTTGCCGGAAAAACAATTATAGATTTTTCACATCGACTACCAGGGCCTTTAGCAGGAAAACTTCTTGCGGGCCTTGGTGCAAATGTCATTAAAATTGAAGATTCAAAGTTCAAAGACCCATTCATATATGGACTATTCGCTGAAATGGATAACTCATTTCCAAAATGGTACGAAGAATTAAATGAGTGTAAAACAGTTAAACGCTTCGATTTTAAAAGTGAAGAAGATATTAAAGAGATTCAAAAGTTAGTATTTGAAGCAGATGGAATTATTATGGGAATTCCTGGCAAGATTCAAGATAAGCTTGGAATTTCGATTAAAACAATCGAAAATACTGTTAAGAACTCTTATGGAATTGTTATCCCAAAGGCATCAAAAGAGCATATGAATCATATGCACGATTTAAATGCTCTAGCAATGACGGGACTTCTAAGTCTCCACCTAAGAAATATCAATTCAATTGAAGATGTGGCCCCTCCATTCTTGCCACTAGCAGGTATTAACTTTGGCCAGAAAATGGCCTTTGATCTACTTGGAGCAATGTTTAAGGCACAAGAGACTAAAGATGTTCAAATCATTGAGTCTTATCTATATGAATCAACTCAAGAAGTTTTTGATGCTTTCTGGCCAAAATCAATTCGAGAAACTGATCATAAGTTCTTACACAACGGACTTTACCCTTGTTACAATATCTATCAAACAAGTGACCGTGAATTTGTCGTCATTGCATGTGTTGAAGAAAAATTTTGGCAATCTTTTAAAGAAGCATTTAAGTTTGATTCAACAGATGATGAAAGATTTGAAACAAGTGGAGAAATCCATAAGAGACTAAAAGATCTCTTCTATTCAATGACTGCCCAGGATGTTCGCAACACCCTAGGCGATCTTGATATTTGTATTAACGTAATAAAATAATACTGATACCGATTAAAGCAATAAGAATAACGCTGGTACCGAAAAAACGATAAAATGAAGTACCAGCACTTTTTGTAAGTCCAATAAAGTGAGATACTCTTGAGATAATAAGTGCTGAAAGAAGTACATGAATTCCTGTCATAGAGATCATCTGTTTTTCGATAGCAAAATAAGTTAATAAAAGAATAAAAGGAATATACTCCGAGAAGTTTCCATGAATTCTGATGGCCTTGTTCATATCAGACACCTTTCCATGTCCTAGACCTACACGATGTTTCCAGCGATTACGTATTACATTTAGTGTAACACCGACATAAAGCAATCCTAGAACACCACAATAGCGAAAAAAGATTTCCATTTCCATATCAACTCCTTATCTTTGGCAGAATTAGTCTAAATTATGACTCAGAAAGCAGTTGATCGGCAAGCTCCTCTTCTCTTAATGCCTCATAAAATCTCTTTGTAATATCTGTAACAAAAGCCTTCTCATAAACTGTTTCAAGCACATAGGCCTTAACCGTGGCCTTCACTCCAATACCGTGCTCAAATTTTTCCGTCGACACTATAACTTTTAAAGGCTTCTTTAAATAAGCGTAACGAGAAGTTGATGTAACTTCTTCCAGTAGTGATATCATACGTGAAATATCGCAATTATTTTTAAAATAAAAATAGCTACAAACCAGCATATC
The sequence above is a segment of the Halobacteriovorax sp. DA5 genome. Coding sequences within it:
- the pheS gene encoding phenylalanine--tRNA ligase subunit alpha, coding for MIDKLNEAYGKFQTELETLSAQPDVLSLKSSYLGKKGAVSEILKSLKDATPEQRKEIGPVANEIKQNIEGLVAKKLSEIELAEINEKLSKNKIDITFTDAVKSKNNNHGGLHPRTLVQQEVEDIFLSMGFEVLDGPHVETEFYNFEALNIPGDHPARDMQDTFWFRDEKSPEGNKHLLRTHTSTIQVRGMMSRKPPFRFIAPGTVFRCERTDASHEMVFQQLEGMMVGKDISVSNLIYFMKEILTEIFKKDVEVRLRPGYFPFVEPGFELDIKCQVCSGKGCSVCKQVGWVELLPCGMVHPNVLRAGGIDPEEYNGFAFGLGLDRLVMMKYGIDDIRHLQSGDLRFNSQFKEY
- a CDS encoding MAPEG family protein; the encoded protein is MEMEIFFRYCGVLGLLYVGVTLNVIRNRWKHRVGLGHGKVSDMNKAIRIHGNFSEYIPFILLLTYFAIEKQMISMTGIHVLLSALIISRVSHFIGLTKSAGTSFYRFFGTSVILIALIGISIILLR
- a CDS encoding lytic transglycosylase domain-containing protein encodes the protein MKAPSERYSSHLEHFSTFCTNTKSWFTLGLCAFAVVLSFDFLWTPTSTNFRDLGILSSINSKNQNFTPYNSYNFKETNPFFKSLHLGFLSSIDKKTLEDTLIAHMEHPINVRAEKYISSLLHFAEQRQLDPLWVISIAWTESHFNPTAQSYVKAQGLMQIMPKTGVFLHKLLKRSLNQEDIIEILRVPHVNMELGVYYLSRLYKRFGLYRYATVAYNMGPGFVRQRLRFNRPVGTKNVYYDKVKKNYKKLLAAVETLNKRSRSLGVESILHKNNHQFDLDYYLGMDLVPSSDEKIAKKEISKSRLAKNS
- a CDS encoding thioredoxin domain-containing protein, which translates into the protein MTDIGFNRLKDESSTYLKQHKDNPVHWFPWGPEALARATEENKPIFLSIGYSSCHWCHVMAEESFCDEETAKYLNENFINIKVDREEHPDIDNYYQQACQLFTNGGGWPLSAFLLPNLRPFFVGTYFPKEAKAKATPFMEVLTELVRAYKEDNATVTENANKAFDAIEKGFISPENVDFQGHFPHPNSVLDVLDKFKDQENGGFGEAPKFPQLAFYEWAIEQMLEGVVKKEHGEHIIKSIERMLMGGVYDQVRGGLHRYSTDNKWTVPHFEKMLYDQAGLLKLLAKTSMLYPSPLVFDGIFNTLEYLKTEMLNEEENFFFSAQDADSEGVEGLYFTYTEQEFEDALGRFDTEDESLTKNLDKLKEWFGVTQKGNFDSGLNVLTINHDKAKDIFTTESWELIRNAKKALLNERKLRIPPMTDNKGIASWNFHMITALSDVMQYTQVPAIRNAASMLFNRVVEGTYKKFLETTPNGMRLRHTTTRPVGASLLEDYVLFAEAQLRIYELSGNPVFKANLKDTLGFILKEFLVDGRLKTRALRDNDAELYPNQNYTSFDQSFKSPVSTLIKLVRRASVLFGDIDMLEEIKPLMENTTQDVLKNPAGSGEGLRALSYPANAYKVIKCPKEWLQNQEFAGFICYFLPRFVFDFQEDKGQRWEICGANECEMTGEGLDNFIETLKPNHVQGEVNE
- a CDS encoding DUF4416 family protein, whose protein sequence is MSDLKPATRALAFFSVLYQEDKIGPSEIINLLGPQYSDPILFTHDFFPMKDYYSKEMGQNLKRCFFFYPELIERTKLVELKKYCDALEKQYLLDSARTFNIDPGLICLDQVLLSSGKPYSHRIYLGEGVFAELTYQFQGKTYQSLSWTYPDYQHQEIISKFNWFRSFLLVL
- a CDS encoding bifunctional heptose 7-phosphate kinase/heptose 1-phosphate adenyltransferase, translated to MTKLISPERFNAIITNLNTIKPILVVGDVGIDKYTSGVVNRISPEAPVPLLEVQKEWQKLGLSANVSENLKTLGVNSTLCGVMGDDANANVLEDLLEEAGLSTWGVVRCDERPTVFKERIVTDHQQICRIDYESKKPINADVEKRLVSRINELKENHGALILEDYSKGVLTESLISRLVSEFKESKSLIAVDPSRTTPPLYYKGVSLLKPNHLEAKLMANLLGYAGELQVEDIAEILVDKLELEKIIITLGARGMAMLDTLGDGKLHMIPTVANEVYDVSGAGDTTISLLVACLEAGASLEEAAWIANCGAGVVVGKVGTATVNLEELSNYYNVLKEKMK
- a CDS encoding glycosyltransferase family 9 protein; amino-acid sequence: MKYLISRTDAIGQNILTMPMAQAIKEMDPNATVAIITSPTSVILYKDHPYIDKVYVLDKKRSYPFKVKKALQVFNEFKPDVYLYAGGSQTPNFVAWLKKVPFRGGHLAKWQANFTLNRGVRQIRSEVEGHETFYNIELLRDLDNFTNIEHREFIPEFNFTVNENDFNSFKELIKGEGLDPEKEMVFVHPGVSNDNLSWPAKNIATFIKRINGIYPNRFNFIISHIPSDLRYVNPVREELRDYDDQNIYYFNGKRRGIVNFLNILKHATLFIGPNSGATHMAAVLGVDLVGIFSPIKSQSSLRWKPKGDAQIKTVTPNVVCGESDKCAGMDCPYYDCMAKIEEDRVIEIAKSILNK
- the cmk gene encoding (d)CMP kinase is translated as MTYSSVIAIDGPSGSGKSTVAKLLAKELGILYIDTGAMFRALAFAANEKGVDLHNHGAVESFLKDIKLEYGQADALVKVDGVDLSQKIREHHVSKLASIISQIPVVRTMLLDFQRYIADEKVCVMEGRDIGSVVFPNAFIKFFVTASIDIRAQRRFDQLIEKGQHDIDLEQLKRDVKKRDDKDMGREVAPLVKADDATLVDTSEMAIDKVISTLKENVQIRAKEVGIAL
- a CDS encoding CoA transferase, translating into MSNTQGKPLAGKTIIDFSHRLPGPLAGKLLAGLGANVIKIEDSKFKDPFIYGLFAEMDNSFPKWYEELNECKTVKRFDFKSEEDIKEIQKLVFEADGIIMGIPGKIQDKLGISIKTIENTVKNSYGIVIPKASKEHMNHMHDLNALAMTGLLSLHLRNINSIEDVAPPFLPLAGINFGQKMAFDLLGAMFKAQETKDVQIIESYLYESTQEVFDAFWPKSIRETDHKFLHNGLYPCYNIYQTSDREFVVIACVEEKFWQSFKEAFKFDSTDDERFETSGEIHKRLKDLFYSMTAQDVRNTLGDLDICINVIK